The window ACGACGCGTAGCACCTCGCCGACCAGCTCCGGATCGAGCGCCGACGTGATCTCATCGCATAGCAGCGCTTTAGGCGATGTGGCCAGCGCGCGTGCAATCGCCACGCGCTGCTGTTGTCCCCCTGAAAGCTGCGATGGAAAGTTCTCGAATTTTTCGCCGAGGCCGACCTGGGAAAGGCGCTCACGCGCGATTCGCTCCGCGTCGACGCGTGCCGCACCTTGAACGATGCGGGGCGCAAGCATCACGTTGCCGCCCGCCGACAAGTGCGGAAACAAATTGAACGACTGGAATACCATCCCCACGGTCTGCCGAACGGCGCGCACGTCGCGTGAGCTGCGATCGACGAGCCGGCCTTCGACGCGAATCGAACCCGCATCGTAGGTCTCGAGCGCGTTGATGCATCGCAACAGTGTCGATTTTCCCGAACCGCTACGGCCTATGATTGCTATCACCTCACCGCTTTCCACGCTCAGATCGATGCCACGAAGCACCTCGTTTTGTGCGAACCGTTTGTGCACGTTTGAAAGCTCAATGAGCGGCACGAAGCCTCCGCTCGAAGTCTCGACTCCAGACTGAGAGTGGGTAGCAGAGCGCGAAGTAGATGATCGCTACGAACCCGTAAACAAGGAACGGCTTGAACGTCGCGTTCGTGATGATGGTGCCGGCTTTGGTGAGCTCGACAAAGCCGATGATCGATGCGAGCGCAGTGCCTTTCACGACTTGCACGGAGAATCCGACGGTGGGCGCGACGGCGATGCGAATGGCCTGCGGCAAAATGACGTAACGTAGCATGTCGATGAACCGGAAGCCGAGACTCTCTGCGGCTTCGCGCTGACCCTTTGGAATCGCGTCAACGCATCCACGCCAAATCTCGGCAAGATATGCGCTGCTATACGCCGTCAGCGCGATCGACGCAGCGACGAGGGGTGAGATTTCGAAGCCGAGCAGCGAGATCCCGAAGAAGCACAGGAAGAGCTGCATCAAGAGCGGCGTTCCTTGAAGAACGTCGATGTAGGCAATACTCAGGGCGCGCAGCGCTCTGAGGTCGGAGACACGAAGCAACATGATTGCGAAACCGACGATGCCGCCGCCGACGAAGGCGATGACCGAGAGCACAATCGTCCAGCGCGTCGCGAGCAGCAGGTTGCGAACGATGTCCCATACGGTGAACTGATCCATTCGCGTTCAGCGCCTGGCGAACGCGAAGCGGCCGATGACGCCAAACGCACGCCGTATCGCGAAAGCAAAGACAAGATAGACCGCGCTGATGATGAAATAGACTTCGAAGCTGCGGAAGTCTCGAGACTGTATGAAGTTTCCGGCAAACGTAAGCTCTTCTGCAGAAATCTGCGACGCAACAGACGAGCCGAGCATGAGAATTACGAACTGACTGATGAGCGACGGATAGACATTTCGCAAGGCCGGAAGCAGGACGACGTGCAGAAATATCTGGAAACGCGTCATGCCCAGCGCTTCTCCGGCTTCGAGCTGCCCGCGACCGATCGATTCGATCCCGGCGCGAACGATCTCAACAGCGTAGGCTCCGAGATTGAGCGTCATCGCCAAGAGAGCTGCCTCGACGGCCGAGATCTTGAGACCCAGCGACGGCAGTCCGAAGAACACGAAGAAGAGCTGCACGATGAACGGTGTGTTGCGGATCAGCTCGACGTAGCCCGCGACAACGGCGCTCAAGACCGGAACGCGCGCCGATCGTATGTAAGCGCCGGCGACGCCGAGGAGCGTGCCGAACACGATCGCAATGAACGTGAGGACAAGCGTAAGCAACGCTCCGCGAACGAGGAGCGGCCAGTACTCGAGGACTGCGAGAAAATCGAAGTGGTAGCGCAACGCGCTACACTGGAAGATCCGGGGGCAGCGGCAACCCGAGCCACTTACGCGAGACCGCGTCGAGCGAACCGTTCTTCCTCGCCGCCGCAATGATCACGTTCACGCGTTCAAGCAGCTTGGGTTCGTCTTTGTTGAGACCGATGAAGCACGGCGAATCTTGGATAATGAATTTCTTCTCGGGTTTCACCGGCGGATTCTTTGCGAGAATTGCCGCGGCGACGACGTTACCGGTTGCAATCAGCTGCACTTGTCCAGAGAGAAACGCGGAGATCGTCGTGTTGTTGTCTTCGAAGCGCTTGATGTCGGCGGTAGGAGGCGCGATTTTCGTCAGGGCCAAATCTTCGAGGGCGCCGCGCGTGACGCCGATCGTCTTACCAGCAAGGTCATCAGCTTTATGAACGGTGATCGACGGCGGTCCGAACACGCCGGAATAGAATGGCGCGTACGCGGAGCTGAAGTCGATGACTTTCAATCGTTCGGCGTTCTTGCCGAGACTTGAAATGATGAGGTCGACTTTGCGTGTCTGTAGGTATGGTAGCCGGTTTGCGCTCGTTACCGGGACGAGCTCGAGCTTCACACCCAAGCCTTTGGCGATCAGACGTGCGGTGTCGATATCGTATCCTTGCGGCTGCATGTCGGGGCCCGAGGAACCGAACGGCGCAAAGTCTTGCGGAACCGCGATCCGAATTACGCCGGCCTTCGTTATATCGTCGAGTTCGTCCGCAAATGCCGGAGCCGAAACGGCGGCAAGCAAAATCGACGTAAATGTAAGACGCTTCATACGCGATTCTCTGCGGGCGGAGCCACGCGATGACCCTCTCGCAATGTCACAGCATTCCAGCGCCGAGTTAGACCTTTGGATAATAGCAATGGGCGATGACGGACTTGAACCGCCGACCTTCTCCGTGTAAAGGAGCTGCTCTCCCAACTGAGCTAATCGCCCGCGTTTTGCGCGGATGATCCTTCCGAATCGCGCCGCGCTTTAACCTTCCGGAGCGCGAGAACGGATGGCGATGGCAACGCACGCAATGACGGCAAGCGCATAGACGAGATCGCGCGGCCTTACTGCCTCGCGAACGATCACGTGTGAGATTCCGATCGTGACGAGCGGCTGCAGCACGAGCAGCTGGCTGATTCGAGCTGTACCTCCCAGCTGCATCCCCCTATACCACGCCATTGCACCGAGAAACATGCTGATTAGCGAGACCCAAGCAAAACCACCCCACGCAGCCGGTGACACGTCGTGGGGCGGTGATTTAATCAGATCGATTCCCAGAGGGACGATAACGACGGGGATCATCAATAGCAGCGCCCACGACAGCGTTTTGTCGGCGCCGAGCGTGTGCGAAAGGCGCGAACCTTCGACATACGCGATGCTCGTGCTGACGACGGCGGCTACGAAATAAAGGTCGGCCACGCCGAAACCGCCGCCGGATGCGAAGACATACGCCGTAACGGCAATGAGCGCGCCGATGCAGCCGACCCAAAACATTGCGGGTGGACGTTCGTGGTTCCGAATGACTGCAAGCGCAGCTGTCGCGGAGGGCGCGAAACCCGCAACGACGGCGCCATGAACGGATGATGCCGTCGCGAGACCGAGTGCCACGAACCATGGGTACCCTATCGCGAGACCGGCGCCGGTGACCGCGAGAACGGCGAGATCTCGCCAGGCGGGAACGCGGACGCGAGAGACGATCAACAACACCCCGCCGAGAGTGCCGGCGATGACGATGCGCCCCGCGGTTACGACAAACGGATCGAAGCCGGTTATCGCCAGCTTCGTGGCCGGAAACGTTCCACTGAAGGCGACGATCCCGATCATTCCAAGGAGCACGCCGCCGCGAAGGTTCACCGCAAAACGCTAAATCCGCTGATGCCTCGCGCTTGGTCTTCGCGGC of the Candidatus Baltobacteraceae bacterium genome contains:
- a CDS encoding amino acid ABC transporter ATP-binding protein; the protein is MPLIELSNVHKRFAQNEVLRGIDLSVESGEVIAIIGRSGSGKSTLLRCINALETYDAGSIRVEGRLVDRSSRDVRAVRQTVGMVFQSFNLFPHLSAGGNVMLAPRIVQGAARVDAERIARERLSQVGLGEKFENFPSQLSGGQQQRVAIARALATSPKALLCDEITSALDPELVGEVLRVVESLAAGGMTMILVTHEMSFARKVCDRLIFMHLGKIHEIGRPDDLFDLPQTPELAQFLRAIV
- a CDS encoding amino acid ABC transporter permease, whose product is MDQFTVWDIVRNLLLATRWTIVLSVIAFVGGGIVGFAIMLLRVSDLRALRALSIAYIDVLQGTPLLMQLFLCFFGISLLGFEISPLVAASIALTAYSSAYLAEIWRGCVDAIPKGQREAAESLGFRFIDMLRYVILPQAIRIAVAPTVGFSVQVVKGTALASIIGFVELTKAGTIITNATFKPFLVYGFVAIIYFALCYPLSVWSRDFERRLRAAH
- a CDS encoding amino acid ABC transporter permease; the protein is MRYHFDFLAVLEYWPLLVRGALLTLVLTFIAIVFGTLLGVAGAYIRSARVPVLSAVVAGYVELIRNTPFIVQLFFVFFGLPSLGLKISAVEAALLAMTLNLGAYAVEIVRAGIESIGRGQLEAGEALGMTRFQIFLHVVLLPALRNVYPSLISQFVILMLGSSVASQISAEELTFAGNFIQSRDFRSFEVYFIISAVYLVFAFAIRRAFGVIGRFAFARR
- a CDS encoding transporter substrate-binding domain-containing protein → MKRLTFTSILLAAVSAPAFADELDDITKAGVIRIAVPQDFAPFGSSGPDMQPQGYDIDTARLIAKGLGVKLELVPVTSANRLPYLQTRKVDLIISSLGKNAERLKVIDFSSAYAPFYSGVFGPPSITVHKADDLAGKTIGVTRGALEDLALTKIAPPTADIKRFEDNNTTISAFLSGQVQLIATGNVVAAAILAKNPPVKPEKKFIIQDSPCFIGLNKDEPKLLERVNVIIAAARKNGSLDAVSRKWLGLPLPPDLPV
- a CDS encoding DMT family transporter translates to MNLRGGVLLGMIGIVAFSGTFPATKLAITGFDPFVVTAGRIVIAGTLGGVLLIVSRVRVPAWRDLAVLAVTGAGLAIGYPWFVALGLATASSVHGAVVAGFAPSATAALAVIRNHERPPAMFWVGCIGALIAVTAYVFASGGGFGVADLYFVAAVVSTSIAYVEGSRLSHTLGADKTLSWALLLMIPVVIVPLGIDLIKSPPHDVSPAAWGGFAWVSLISMFLGAMAWYRGMQLGGTARISQLLVLQPLVTIGISHVIVREAVRPRDLVYALAVIACVAIAIRSRAPEG